The following nucleotide sequence is from Populus nigra chromosome 15, ddPopNigr1.1, whole genome shotgun sequence.
tatctttaatgattCACTTACCAATCACTATCTATGATTGACTTTTAATCAAAAGCTGATTTTGTTgaccataaaagaaaataaaaaacaaacaggtgCTTTAATAGGAGATGAGCTTATATGAGCCAGCACTTTCAGTAGAcactattttatttgtttccttagagtgtgtttggtattgcggtagctgttatggttgtggtttgaaaaaagttgttttataaaaagtacttttagttaaggttgatttgaaaaaataggtgtttggttaaaactgtggttaaaattgaggttgagcaaaaagtagtttaatatgtttggttaagaatacttttgaaattgaggttataaaataatttaaaaatatatatattaatactaatggtttttaatttaaaattttgtagatttaactattgatattacatcataaaataaataatactttatataaaatattttttattattccattaaaatatctacaattctgcaaatgctacgtcatcaagcgatctttgtctaatttatgtagttaaatattgaataatattaaatactagtttttcaaataaaatataattaaaataataaaaaataatttttattttactggatcGAAcccgttttaatatattttaagttttgaaccgGAACCGGTTCGGCCAGAATAATACAGCATGCTACACTGTTGACGCGAACAGTGCAGCACTGCACTGTTTAATTAGCATCAACAGTGTAGCATGCTGCACTGTTGATGCGAATAGTGCAGATGCTACACTGTTGATGCGAATAGTGCAGCATGCTGCGCTGTTCATGCCAATTAATTTGCTGCACTGTTCATGCCAATTAATTTGCTTGATGTGCGAAAGCATGCAGCAGAAAGGGAAAAATGCAACAGAAAGCATATAAATTCTGCTTCAACAAAACCGTGTTTTCAACGCAGATAATGGTAGGTTCCACATATAAAAATCACAGCTcatttcttaaccaaacactatATTATCACTATTACATGTTAAACGCAGCCACAAACTCTTAGCTAAACAGACTCTTAGTCTtctattgtgttttttatataaaccatTTGTAACAATCCAAACTCATCTACCAATACAATTTCCTCGAAATCAATTAagaatttggtttgttttcttattCTCATAGTGTGTTATCTATATAAACAAACCATATCTAACAATTCAAACTTATTTATCAATACaattatctcttcttcttcttcctcttcttcttcttcttcttcttcatagtAAAGAGTATAATTAGTAGATATTATGTCTCCATAGAATCAATTAAGAATACAAACTTATAATCAAAAGATCTCAATTTTAAGAGATGATGAGAAATCAAATATTCTATGattgtaatttatttgatttcccATAATCCCTTTAAATTTGGATCCTtaattctatgtttttcttcttaatttgatttttcataatTCCCAGTTTGGATTGTTATTTACATGAATAACTAGacgaatcaaaataaattataattataaaatatttaatttatcataatctTTTCAAATTGGGATTTTGGGTTTTATTATTTGGTATAACttttatgaatattaatttataattgattgattgtttgctatggttttttttattattattatttaaagctCGGATTCCAGGCAATTAAAGCTTAAGAATGTAAAATACATGAAATtctacttaaaaataataatagtaataatttccatataagaaaagaaacccAATAGAGAGACGGTATGAAAGGGATATTCTAACAAGGccttaatttcatcaaataattCAATGGATTTCACTTTGAACGTGGAAAAAGGTAGGGGACAAAACTATCTCTATGGATAATGGATCCATCAACTAATTCCCACCACCAAGGAAGAAAACATAACATACATAAAGTGGCCAATGAAATTTAAACCGTATTAATTCTAAACTCTAGCGAGTTTGTGTCCATTAGGAGTTCTACTCTGAGCACAGACACTCCCCTGCAAATGCGCGCCCTGTCTTTATAGTGCTTGCTAAGCTGTCTGCAATACCTTGGCGCGCCGGCCCTATAAAAAGCCACCTTGCTACACAATTCTCTATCAATACAGATGCTGGGCATCGGAGGAGGTGTGATGGCAAAAGTGGTTGTGGTTTTCGACTTCGACAAGACCATTATTGACTGTGATAGTGATAATTGGGTCGTCGAAAAGCTAGATGTCCACGACTTGTTCGCTCAGCTCCTTCCTTCCTTGCCTTGGAACCGTCTCATGGTTTGTTCTTGAATATGCATCCATGTTAATTTCTTGCATTTATCACccattattgattttaatattgttgTGTGTTGGCAATGATCAGTCTGCAAACAGTGGTGACAACACACTTTATTCTGTGATAGTGTTAGGAGAAtgattttctctttgctttccTAAGGGAAAGGCATACAAATGTTCTTGGTTTTCTCTCTTACTCTATTTGTTTCTTAATGATCCTGGAACATCAGATGGGTTTGAGTAATTAGTTCTAAAACTCGTGTTCCTGTAAATATCAGGATAAGATGATGATGGAGCTTCACTCCCGAGGGAAGACAATTCAGGATATTGCAGAGTGCTTGAAAAAGCTCCCATTGCATCCCAGGATTATCTCTGCAATTAAATCAGCCTATGCTTCTGGGTACTATACCTCAActgttttgtttctatttttattattgttattggtCCAACTCAAAAGGATAAAGGTAGTCCTTCCTCAACCCCTAAATTCCCATCCCACCCCTTCCAGCCTGGTTTTGTTTTGAAGATGAAACTTTCTACAAAAAGtctaaaaacttaaactgtTAAGTAAGGTTtaaggatatgatttatattattctctaacatatcctatcaagtgaaagttctttaaacttgaaacttgtacaggtTCACATTACCTTGTAATTATttcttatcaaataaatagggatgttgagattcgaactcgagaACACTTGATCATCaaagctctaataccatgtcaaagaattaattcaacccaaaaacttaagttgttaggtaaggtttcaagatataatttatattattatttgataaagTCTTAATCGTTTGGCATGCCTTTTAGACACTACACATGCATGTGTGTTTGGATGAATTGAACAATTGGTCTTTCAAGCTAGATCGGTTCTCATATTCTAGTTTTGCCAATATAAGTCCTGGGTATATGATGTATCAGTTCACAAAAATCTTAACTCTGCATATAAAGAAGACATTGCATTAACATATGATGCGTAATTTGTTCAGGTGTGACTTAAGGATAGTAAGCGATTCAAATTACTTCTTTATCGAGACAGTCTTGAAACATAATGGGCTGATGGATTGCTTCTCCGAGATCAACACAAACCCGAGCTATGTTGATGCAGAAGGAAGGCTTAGAATCTTACAGTACCATGATGTTAATAAGTTCCCTTCTCATGGGTGCACCAGCTGCCCTCCCAACATGTGCAAGGCAAGTTCACTAGTTCCCCCCTCTAGTGGCATTTTCAACCCCTaccaaaagaaattataatttttgcattTGCCTGAAAAATACCTTTTCATGCTGATGGCTGAACTTGGATAATGAAAGTAGGagctaaaataaagaaatgaaaaagtAGATAGGGAGTTTTCAATGAACAAAGCTAGAATTAAGAGCTGTAAGGATATTTGGCTTATCAAAAGTTAATTTCTCAATAGGGTCTGGTGATGAAAAGGATCCAAGCTTCTGTTTCGGCCGAGGGAGAAAAACAGTTCATCTATGTTGGTGAtggaaaaaatgatttctgcCCAGCTTTGACTCTTAAAGAAACAGATGCGTTGATGCCAAGGAAGAACTTTCCTCTGTGGGAGCTCATTTGCAACAACAAAATGCTTGTCGAGGCAAATATTCAGGAATGGAGTGATGGGGAGGAGCTTGAGACTAAGTTGCATAATTTAACGAATACAATCTTTATTGAAGAGAAATGCAGTGTAAGAGCAGATCAATTGGTTCCAGTTGATTGCAAGTTTCAAACGAGTTCAATTTCTGCACCTGATGCTGCTAACAGAAACGTCCTTCCAGTTCCTCAGTAGGTGCTGGAGATATATTCGAATATTATGTTTCTTGTATGATCAACTATGGTATTGTGACATTAGTGACCACTCTCTCCCAGAAGGTCTCCTGTTGGATTCTCttctttgtaaaaataaataaacctgcGGTAGCATGGCTTTGAATCTGATTGGCAAGAAACTAGAGGGATGATTTGCCCGATTCATGTTGATGCTTGATTGTATAATTCTTAAAGAATGATCTGATAAGTAATGGGAATGGTTTTATCAGAAGTGGCTTTGCTAATGACAGGTATATCAATATCAGCATTATAAAGTGATTTCCATGAAATTTGGAAAAGGCCGTAAGAATACACTTAAACCATACAATATGCACCCAAAACCACACCCTGTCTGCATGTCATGAATGATAGCAGAGCCCCGCCATTCTTATTAGAGCATTTCATTGAATTATCATAAGACATGGGCGGTAGTGATTTCATTTGCGATCCCAAAATTCAACCAATCAAGATCCCCGCATGGTTCATAGAACAACTTCTCCAGCTTGGCCAAATAAGAACAATACCTCATACTTGAAGGATATCCTGCTGCCACCACTTTTGCTATTATCTAACGCTACTGTCTCTGCATTCGGCTACCGACAAGATAAACCACTCGTTATCTTTCAAGTGACAACTCATTGACACAATACAAGAGAGGGTGGTGGCAGTTACAGCGTGCTTTTGGCTCCAGTTGACCTCCCATGCACGAGTAATTTAAAAGGAATCCAAGCAAAACTCAACACCCGTTGGTGCTCAAGTCTTATCGCAGTTGCTCGTTATCAACATGAAGCTGAACAAAATTCCACAAAGGCTCCCAACATTTTAGTTCATTCAATACCATATCAGTAACGAGGGAAGGGGCATCCCGCTTGCCAATGCATCAGCGAAGgcttaaattacaaaaaaaaattcaaaaacctgCCAAAAAGCTTGTACTCTTACCTTGTTAACAAAGACATAACCGAATTGACATGGAACCcgacaagaaaaaatatatatgtactATAAAACCTGTGAAAACACAAGTTCAACGCCCACCCTTTATTGTCACCGTCATTATTTGCTTAGAATAAAATCAAGGATTTACAACTGAACCCACTCTCAACCTGGACTGAAGTCTATGATTACAAATAAAAGAATGGCAACATGAATGGCAACATCTGCTttctttctaaatatttttcccTTGTATCTTTTCCTCCTTTCCTTCCATGTACAATCTTCTAATCCTCCAATAATGTCCCAACCAATCAAAGAAATTACAAACTCCTCCAATAAATAAGATTACAAAAAGCATTCTCCCCAACCATCCATATCCTTTAGACTTCTAGAGATATTCGTGTTTTTATCGGTTTTAACTTCAAGCCCATGCTTTCCGGTGAGAGGAGCTCTGGGGAAATGCAAATTGGACTCAAAGTACTTCTTGGACTAACACTTAACTTTGGCGGCCTGTACATACCGTATCCTGTGAGAAAGCACTCCATTGGTATTAACATGGCATGGGGCTGCTCCTCTGTCACCATTGACCCACATGCCTGAACCTGTAGGCCACCATAgtttcagtaaataaaaagtGCTCCCTCAGttttacacacacacaagcCACATTTTGAAAGTTGGGGATAAAGACCTGTAATGCATACCTCTACTAAGGCACTATATCTTCTGTCTAGTTCTGAGGTCATGTCAAGAGACTCAAAATGAAACGGAGAGTTCTCGCCAACAAATATTAGTGAGCAACAAAGTAGTTTTCTCAATCCATTACTAATGTCTTGTCTCCTGGTAGAAAGCAAAGAATAACAAACTTTAGTTTCATTACATAGCATGAGTTTGGCATTGTTTCATTAAAACAGTGCcccatgccaaaaaaaaaaaaacaatactcaACCTACAAAGCATGGACTTCTATCATCTACGCTTGTTAGATGGGTGCATGAGCAAGAAAAACTATTACAAAAAACAGGCATTACCCATTTATTGCTTCAAGAAATCGCCATACATTTAAACCCTGCCTTTCATCCAGCAACTGAAAAAAACACATGCCATCAAGTTAAGGTAAGTATGGGTTCTTGAATGCCATTTATTAGTTGATTTCAAGTTCTGATTTTACATGCgttataattaaaatgaacAACCATATGGATAGGTAACACCAAGGACTAACTCTTTTGCAGGCCTGGACTGCATCTGATTCTGGTACTTGAGCACTACCAAGAGCTTCCTGCCAACATCATTTAGAATCAAATCATCCAACCAATCCAATTTTGGATGGACTTAATTTATGATCTAGATGCACGAAAATACCTTGCTGAAATACCGCTTAAGCAATAATTCCTTCACAACTCCACACATTCCATAATAGTATAGTAAATTAGACAAGACCTGCGAGTAGATTAAGATCACATTAAGGATAAGAGTGAAAATAGGATAACTTGACTGCAAGCAGAACATAAGAGGGCCCAGGGAAGGAACCTTATTATACAGCCATTCTGTCCAAGAGGGTGCATTGCATAGAGGAGAAATAAGTATCAAGCCAAGGACGCGTTGCCTGTATTTCATCTGTGGCCAAACAGTATAAAACAAAAGGACCAGTAAAAATGTCaggttaaaacaaaatttagaatCATGAAGTAGCAAACCATGAGAACTGTGCCGAGGAAAGCATACAGCAAATAGAGTAAGAATGTAAGCTCCAGCTGTAACCCCCATACACATCACTGCATCAAGTCTGACAGAtggtgaaaaaaaatccatcaagtaaagaaacaacaaagttcatgatacaaaaagaaaagacagtTAAGCCCTTCTAAGCATGCAGCAGTGCGCCATCTAAATGTGAACCAGGGTGAATTTGCAGCATGAATTTCAAATCAGCCGACTGGTGGGGACACCAGACCCAAGCCGCAAATTACATGTAGACGGAGACGACATAGTATGACCCAACCTATCACTTTTTGGTTGGGAGACTGAGCCCATTTGGGCCtatctcattatttattttatttatttgaaattatttatgttaaatagTTTGACTTGATAGATTGAGCCCAATAATGAGATGTTTTAGGATTTTGCTATTTATATGCTTCTATGTCATTTTGTGAGACagttttgataattaattaaaaaaatattgcatattTGCATATTTCCAATCCCCATTATTCCTTTTTCTTAGCTTTCAATTCTTCGCTTCTTTTTCTAAAAGCTTATttcttttatgctttaattctttttgttcATTATTCCGCAtcaaatttggtatcagagccaggattttaattgttcttacaaTAAAATGATCTTCTCTCTTATGCTTATTCATCACCCTAACCCTCGATCcgattttatcttaaaaaaaagtgtcCTGTTCTGATTacgggaaaagaaaaaaaaacattgttaatcATCAAAACTATTCTGGATTTGCATGAGTCCCTTTGAAGTTGTACATGGTTACAAGCCTAAGAAACCTGTAGACCTTCTTCCCATGTCCCTTCATACTAGTGTGTCTGAGTCAGCCGAGTCTTTTGCATGTAGAATTCAGGATTTGCATGTTGAGATCACTAAACATATTCCAACAAGTAATGCGCGATATAAACTTCGAGCTGATTTACATAGACgacataataaatttaatgtggGCGACCATGTTATGATATGGATTAGACCCGAGCGGTTTCTTTCAGGAACTAATCGAAAATTGCATGCACGTAGTGCAGGGCCATTAAAAGTACTACAACGGGTTGGTCCAAAAGCTTATGTTCTTGATTTACCACATGATTTTGACATTAGCTCCACCTTTAACATTGAGGATCTAGTTGTATACCATAAGTCACTTCCTATTCCAAATTCCAAATGATCCATTTGAGATACCACTTAACTCCCCTCTTGATGTTCTTATTGAAACCTTTATCCCTTTCACTTTGCCATCAGCACAAAAGGATAATATTAATGCTATTCTAGATGAACAAGTTGTTTTTATCATGAATGGTGAGGTTCAACGGTTTTTAGTTTATTAGGTGGGTCGACCTGATTCAGATTGCACTTGGATCATTAGAGCTACTTTGCAGCAAATTGATCCAGATCTTTGAGAGTACTATCGGAGTCACCCAGCACTACACTCAACAGAGTCAAGTTTCTCCAACCCCGAGAGAGTTGGTGGGGACACCAGACCCACATCACAAATTACACGAGTATATGAACGGAGACAACGTAGGATGGCTCAGTCTGTCACTTTTTGGTTGGGAGACTGATCCCATTTGGATCTGtctcattgtttattttatttatttgaaattatttatgttaaactGTTTGACTTCATAGGTTGAGCCCAATAGTGagatgttttagggttttactatttatatgctTCCGTCATTTTATGAGACagttttgatgattaattaaaaaaatattgcagaTTTGCATGTTTCCAATCCctattcttcctttttcttagCTTTCAATTCttagcttcttttttaaaagcttatttcttttatgctttaattctttttgttcATTGTTTCACATCTCCAactcttgaaaaagaaaattttaagcAAGTGTAGCGATATGTACTTACCCAAAATAGTTAAGAACCTCAGCAATTTGGTCTGCCAAGTCATCAACAGAAAGCAAAGGGTCATCGGGGCTAATTGTTGCAGCTCCTAACTGCAATAACTCTTGAAGAAAGTGCCACGTAAGAAACAAAGGTAATACATCGCATTCCATAGAACCAGTAATTAGAGCAGTTTAGGCAAGGAAAACATGAGGAACCAGGAGCTACAAACCTACCTCATGCCCAGGAGGACTGATATGATATATGCAAAAGTTGTGAAGAAGCAACGAGCATGCTTCAGGACAAAATAATAATCCTTGAAAAGACGAGATATCTGTTTACAAGTCCAAAAAGATAGGTTTAAGTCAAAGCGTTGTTAGTAGTGTATCtccaaaaaaagataaaaataaataaataaataaaaacccggTAAAGCCTATTGTGTCCGCAGAATCACGCACTGATAGAgctagtaaaaataataaaccacCTCCAATTCAAATCCCGGTCCGCAACGAGTAAACTTTCATTGAAGTTGCATCTGTGAGCCTAGAAGCAAACATTTTTACATGACCCGGACAATAGATCTCAATAAATTCCCACATTACTGGAAAGCTTGATCTATTTCTTCCGCATACATattccaaaacaaaaacccacCTAAACATACATCAAATGCCTGGTATAAAAACTTGACTAGCTGACTACGAAAAAAGCAATGCAAGGTCACATATTCAtctaaaatcaaatatcaattatCAGCATGatgaatgaaaaaacaattgatatgAAATATGAAATGGCAGTTTACTTACGATTTAGAGCTAAATCAGGATAAGTAACAAGAGCTGGTTTGTCTTGGTCTCCATGTACAGAAACAGACACATGACCATAGCAAGTTTCGATGACATACTCCTGCAAACACGTTTCAAAATCGAATTTCAATCAGCTAAACACTCAAAAGAAATCAACtcgaacaaaaataaagaaaaaccattACCATCGTAATTACAGGGTCTACTAATTTGGTAAAATGATCAGTGCACAAACCAAGCATTCAAAAGGTAAACCTTTTATCCAAGAAGGACCACCTCTTCTTACCTCTCTCTCGCTTGCtcaacgaaaaaaaaaaggatattttaGGCCTGCCCAAGTCAAGTATATTCTACAAGTAGATAAAAACTTCCATGCGCAGCCcttctttttgaaaaacaaaccttTACTGACAAGGCAAAAAACCATCACTCAACTAACCAAATGCAGATCTTCACATAGCTAAACCATATTTGCATTCCTTAAataccattttatttattaattcaagaatcaaacatcaaaaacattTCTTGATTGTTAACCAAAACTAGAACCAAAGAAACACAAATAGAAATGGAAATGGAATCTTCAGGAATTAATTTCCACcttattcaaaagaaaagaaaccaaaccaaaccaaaagtCAGGATTCCTTTCCTAGGCAACAGAAAGTACCTTTCCACTAAGAGAAGGCGTCTCCATATCAATGGAGACTGAGTCACTTGAATCTCCCATTTCTTGATATTATTCAActctgtgtttttctttttcttttttcgttcCCTTCTCTTCTATAAATTTGAGGGTTGTTTTCCCTATGCGCTATCTTTCTCGTTCTGTCAATCGtttattcattttttctctctttcttttttaacacTTTAAAGTGTCAACTTGATAGCGAGTCACCGACGCTCGACAGCGAACTCACGAGAGGCCCCTACACCTTGTATCTAACATGAGCCGTGGTTAATTTTAACCTGAGCTAGAGACCGACAGTTCGATGAAATTACCATTCTGTCCTTATTTTTCTATGGATTTGGATTTCATGATTGTTGACTTTTGACTAATGAGGTGCTTTGGTTAATTGGGGGGCATAGAATTcgtttaatctaaaattttagcccttaatttaattcatgtgggatattagaaaaattaaattcaagtaaCTTGTGGATTTTTAAAATACTCAAAATACATGGTTTAATCCAATTAGAAATTGAGATATCAcattctttttcaatataattcaaaaaatatataattatttgtaattttcattttGGAGTGAAAGATtgagatattttattatttctaattagttttatatttatatttatttcaattaattattcattCAATTTTGGTAGTTTATAGCTTTGAAAAAGAAGAGACATCATAgatactttttatatttattaaaattatttaacatttattaatttcaaatacagATGTCACATTTtaattgtgcttttttttttctattggttGCAGTTGATGAAGTATAATTTACTATAATATGCTTGCTTTTTGTCCTTAGCATATGCCAGATTGGTGGTCAACGTTATATCACCGGCTATATCAAATGTTTTTAACccgataaaaaaacaagaaacaatcattaaaaaaatataaaaatttgataatcaagttaaattttaataaatttaataatacaataaaaaataagacaataataaaaaaaataaaaataaaaaagcttcgGGCAAAACTAGTTTAACACGTGAAATTCATGACCTGGACATGGAATATGTCGTGTATACTAAATCATGAAGTCaagataattctataaaaaaaattaatgataaataaaaaaaattataaaaattaaaagataaatataaatcaagatatttaatagtGCAACACGGGTCATTTATCCaattgtgtttaatgaatttgtttattaaaatcaatttgtaatagaaattaacaAACACCTAaagtttattgaataaaataaaatgaaaaaaaatattatgtaaggtttcatatgttaaaaatatcataagaaaataaatatttttaatttataaaaataaatttaatttatataaaatatgaaatatataaaaaattacaaataaatcatattaatctcgcaaaaaattaaagacgcccaatataatttaaaacattattattatttaaaaaattctaaataaaccaaaacaaaatgacATAGGAGGgggtataaattaaaaaatatttaaaaaacatattaattgaaaaaaaaatcaaaaaataaaaagtttaggCATGTGGACCTGAAAGCCTAGGGcctgctcttttttttcttttttaaaagggtGGACTATAGGTAGTCCACCACccctatattgtttttttttaaaaaaaaaaagggagaaaagataaacaacatGTCGCTCGCTATGACAGACGACATATCATATACTACCCCAAATCTCGACCACCATAATAGTAGCTGGAAAATTGGGCTAACGTGTTTTTTACCCTAAAAACACTAAGAAACCAATCTATCAACtcattaaacacaaaaaaagatcCAATCAAACTGGGTAAAAAATATTGCATCCTTAACCTAGATCTGGTTTTTTTATGCTACATTGAGACTTAAAACAACCACTATAAGACTCCTTTCACCTAGTGTAATCCGTTGAcactaattttatcatatttagtGGTCGGAATCATCACCAATGAaaagttttttctcttttcactagAATCCAACGACTCCTCTCTCTTCTTCCATGAAAAAAAGACTGAAAATGAGGAAAACAAAGTTTGgtgccaaaatatatttttaaaaaactaaagggaCTGATcaccttatagaaaaaaaaagctaagggATTAAAATGTACTTCACAAACAAATTTGAAAGCATCACCTATGTTACCtgtgtttttcatttcagtctcatctctttcaatttaaccctccctCCCTAAAAATAAGCAATTGGGTGCTTATTTTAGCTCAAAATAGCTCAATTATGCAAATAAGAAGTTTGgggatcaaattaaattttttttaaaaaaaaaattagtacttCAATCCACAAGATTTGTAAGAGAGTGAACAATAGTTTTATGCATAGTAAAAACACCACAAGCTTTAGTGTTTGTTAATATATAGTAATAGATTAACTTACTATTGTTTGTAactgttttaattaattgtcaaagaaaaataaaaattagcattGAATAACTCTCTCgcatctaaaattaaaatttttaagatttaatgttatataatgtaatatttcttGTTATGATTAGTACTAATTAGATTGCTGGTTTTGAAACATTTCCTTTACTAACTTAACTCTATTAGTTAAAACTAGGTAATCAGCTCATACTTTGCTATGggttaaacaaaaagaattgttaattgtttttttatttgtaactaCATATTTGATtgtgaatttaaaatttgatgtatataaaataattgttttcaaatattaaaacaatgacATCTTCGTTCAACCCAAACCAATCCAAATTACCCCATTAATCTCATGACTATGTTCATGGACTTAATTGTCTTGGCatcatttttctaaaataatttttatttaattatatgataataaaagtaaatattattagaaaaagaaactagataaaattttaaaagtaataatgACATGATGTAAAAAAACCttactaatattataaaaatatggttataatattatttgaaacacaaagtaaaaattgaatggtatttaataaaataatatctaaaatatattattaattaatttaattaattaatacatttataatattttaaattaattgattttaaaaaataaattaaaaaacaaaaataaaaacaaaaacaagcaaaacgtGCAAGTTTGGGTAGCCTAACATGCAGAGCTCtctaaaaaaattccaagtgtGCAGGCATCGGGATATGCCCATGTGCATGGCTTTAATTTAAAAGATCATGCTTGCACTTGGGCCTAGAAGTCCAGGCTCTtgggttttttaaaact
It contains:
- the LOC133674480 gene encoding thiamine phosphate phosphatase-like protein codes for the protein MLGIGGGVMAKVVVVFDFDKTIIDCDSDNWVVEKLDVHDLFAQLLPSLPWNRLMDKMMMELHSRGKTIQDIAECLKKLPLHPRIISAIKSAYASGCDLRIVSDSNYFFIETVLKHNGLMDCFSEINTNPSYVDAEGRLRILQYHDVNKFPSHGCTSCPPNMCKGLVMKRIQASVSAEGEKQFIYVGDGKNDFCPALTLKETDALMPRKNFPLWELICNNKMLVEANIQEWSDGEELETKLHNLTNTIFIEEKCSVRADQLVPVDCKFQTSSISAPDAANRNVLPVPQ
- the LOC133674479 gene encoding protein NDL2-like; amino-acid sequence: MGDSSDSVSIDMETPSLSGKEYVIETCYGHVSVSVHGDQDKPALVTYPDLALNHISSFQGLLFCPEACSLLLHNFCIYHISPPGHELGAATISPDDPLLSVDDLADQIAEVLNYFGLDAVMCMGVTAGAYILTLFAMKYRQRVLGLILISPLCNAPSWTEWLYNKVLSNLLYYYGMCGVVKELLLKRYFSKEALGSAQVPESDAVQACKRLLDERQGLNVWRFLEAINGRQDISNGLRKLLCCSLIFVGENSPFHFESLDMTSELDRRYSALVEVQACGSMVTEEQPHAMLIPMECFLTGYGMYRPPKLSVSPRSTLSPICISPELLSPESMGLKLKPIKTRISLEV